A region of Rahnella aceris DNA encodes the following proteins:
- the treZ gene encoding malto-oligosyltrehalose trehalohydrolase, producing the protein MQRDALTTSWGASFISAGTVRFRVRAPGQANMTLRLSDEDREMQPTENGWFEFVATGVSAGQEYQFILADGMPVPDPASRAQLAGVNGPSLVTSSSGYAWRNHHWKGRPWEETVVYEMHIGTFTPEGTFSAAQAKLAYLAETGITMIEVLPLSQFGGQRGWGYDGVLLYAPHSAYGSPDDFKAFVDAAHGVGISVVLDIVLNHFGPEGNYLPLLAPDFFDAQRMTAWGAGIDYRNEAARCYIVEAPLYWLKEYRLDGLRFDAIDQMKDTSSPHILIEIAERIREAITDRPVHLTTEDSRNVIFLHPRNADGTVPLFTAEWNDDFHNAIHVLSTGETHAYYQDFAQNPEKLAARALAEGFAYQGEKSPQTAKPRGTVSRRQPPVAFVDFIQNHDQIGNRAHGDRLITLAGAERTRVLFAALLLSPHIPLMFMGEEYGETNPFLFFTDFEGELAQAVREGRAREFEGHNGYGNDAVPDPNALSTFENSKLDWQKLTHPEGENTLALTRKLLALRRKYIVPLLTPAKGEVGQIVETSTGFLSVKWTFPRGTLSLVLNVGQDTHPLPELPGETIFAWPQDAATSVPASLIVRFAPGVLL; encoded by the coding sequence ATGCAACGCGATGCATTGACGACAAGCTGGGGGGCCAGTTTCATTTCCGCCGGGACAGTTCGCTTTCGGGTCCGGGCGCCGGGTCAGGCCAACATGACGCTGAGACTTTCCGACGAAGACAGAGAAATGCAGCCGACGGAAAACGGCTGGTTCGAGTTTGTGGCAACCGGTGTTTCTGCCGGTCAGGAGTACCAGTTTATTCTGGCCGATGGCATGCCGGTTCCTGATCCTGCCTCGCGCGCCCAGCTGGCAGGCGTCAACGGTCCTTCCCTGGTCACCTCATCATCGGGCTATGCATGGCGAAATCACCACTGGAAAGGCCGCCCGTGGGAAGAAACCGTCGTCTATGAAATGCATATCGGCACCTTCACACCCGAAGGCACTTTCAGCGCCGCGCAGGCAAAACTCGCTTATCTGGCAGAAACCGGCATCACCATGATTGAAGTGCTGCCGCTCTCACAATTTGGGGGGCAACGCGGCTGGGGTTATGACGGTGTCTTGCTGTACGCGCCTCACTCCGCTTATGGTTCGCCGGATGATTTCAAGGCGTTTGTCGATGCGGCGCACGGTGTCGGCATCTCCGTGGTGCTGGACATCGTGCTCAACCACTTTGGTCCGGAAGGCAATTATCTGCCACTGCTCGCGCCGGATTTCTTCGATGCTCAACGCATGACGGCCTGGGGTGCGGGCATCGATTATCGAAACGAAGCGGCCCGCTGCTATATCGTGGAAGCACCGCTGTACTGGCTAAAAGAATACCGGCTTGACGGTCTGCGCTTTGACGCCATCGATCAGATGAAAGACACCTCTTCCCCGCATATTCTGATTGAAATCGCCGAACGAATTCGCGAAGCGATCACCGATCGCCCGGTGCATCTGACCACCGAAGACAGCCGCAACGTCATCTTTTTACACCCGCGTAATGCCGACGGCACCGTGCCACTGTTTACCGCCGAATGGAATGACGATTTCCATAACGCCATCCACGTTCTCAGCACCGGTGAAACCCACGCCTACTATCAGGATTTCGCGCAGAACCCTGAGAAACTGGCGGCACGCGCGTTAGCGGAAGGTTTCGCGTATCAGGGCGAAAAATCGCCGCAAACCGCTAAACCGCGCGGTACGGTCAGCCGCAGACAGCCGCCGGTAGCCTTTGTCGATTTCATTCAAAATCACGACCAGATTGGTAACCGTGCGCACGGCGACCGGCTGATCACGCTGGCTGGCGCTGAACGTACGCGCGTTCTGTTCGCCGCCTTATTGTTATCGCCGCATATTCCGTTGATGTTTATGGGCGAAGAATACGGCGAAACCAATCCGTTTCTGTTCTTCACCGATTTTGAAGGTGAGCTGGCGCAGGCGGTTCGCGAGGGGCGCGCCCGTGAATTTGAAGGACACAACGGTTACGGCAACGACGCGGTCCCCGATCCTAACGCTCTCAGCACGTTCGAAAATTCGAAACTTGACTGGCAGAAACTGACACATCCCGAAGGCGAAAACACCCTGGCGCTGACCCGCAAGCTGCTGGCGCTGCGCCGGAAATACATCGTGCCCTTACTGACGCCTGCGAAAGGAGAAGTCGGCCAGATTGTCGAAACCTCAACCGGTTTTCTCTCCGTTAAATGGACATTCCCCCGTGGCACGCTTTCGCTGGTACTCAACGTTGGCCAGGACACGCATCCGCTTCCTGAACTGCCAGGAGAAACGATCTTTGCCTGGCCGCAGGATGCCGCGACGTCGGTGCCCGCTTCCCTTATTGTCCGTTTTGCGCCAGGAGTCTTACTGTGA
- a CDS encoding glutathione S-transferase, which translates to MVLIGMLDSPYVRRVAICMKVLGIDFEHRPLSVFADFETLVKINPAVKVPTLITQDNQVLMDSTLIISYLEKLSTRSLGNPPESGPEGLRELCLTGLALTACEKAVQLVYERRLRPEEKQHQPWVDRVTRQLRGTWQMLDDSLQESAPDILTVAGISIAVAWSFTVSMLPDIMNADQYAQANSFTQRAEQRPQFLATPRV; encoded by the coding sequence ATGGTTCTGATCGGAATGCTGGATTCGCCCTATGTCAGACGCGTGGCTATCTGTATGAAAGTGTTGGGTATTGATTTCGAACATCGTCCGCTCTCGGTGTTTGCCGATTTTGAGACACTGGTGAAAATTAACCCGGCGGTCAAAGTCCCCACGCTTATCACGCAAGACAATCAGGTACTGATGGACTCAACCTTAATCATCAGCTATCTGGAGAAACTGTCCACCCGCTCTCTTGGCAATCCCCCCGAGTCCGGGCCGGAAGGCCTGCGGGAATTATGCCTCACGGGACTTGCTCTGACAGCCTGTGAAAAAGCGGTGCAACTCGTTTACGAACGACGCCTCAGGCCGGAGGAAAAGCAACATCAGCCCTGGGTTGATCGGGTGACCCGACAGCTCCGGGGGACATGGCAAATGCTTGATGACAGCCTGCAGGAAAGCGCCCCTGATATACTGACTGTAGCCGGTATCAGCATCGCCGTTGCCTGGAGTTTTACGGTATCGATGCTGCCAGATATCATGAACGCCGACCAGTATGCGCAAGCGAACAGCTTCACACAGCGGGCCGAACAGCGACCGCAATTTCTGGCAACACCCAGGGTGTAA
- a CDS encoding ABC transporter substrate-binding protein, which yields MKLLHGLLFMLSVVITGPSGAATTTLTDVLGNKITLETPVKRAVLGFYFEDYMAVGGEQAFDHIVGISREAWHGKVPANWDMYIKYRPSIANIPDIGEIDLHNVSLEKVISLKPDVVILASWQYAALKYEVTQLQSLNIPVVVLDYNDQTVENHVKSTEIIGILTGQAGRANELARLYKNNITLIEDRIRQANLPKPKVYIEFGNKGPAEYSFTYGENMWGVMLRLAGGENIAAPFVKQWGEINPEQLLVAKPDVIFISGRENNKVDKALEMGIGVNEATARAKLNGFAHRDGWSSLPAIKNDKLFGVYQGASRTLVDFTMVQFIAKSLYPDLFRDIDPVKNYHDYYKKYLPVMPVGTFALSASEKPH from the coding sequence ATGAAGTTACTTCATGGTTTGCTTTTTATGCTGTCAGTCGTCATAACCGGACCGTCCGGTGCCGCAACAACGACACTGACTGATGTTCTGGGAAATAAAATAACCTTAGAAACCCCGGTGAAAAGAGCGGTATTAGGTTTCTATTTTGAAGATTATATGGCGGTCGGTGGTGAACAGGCATTTGATCATATTGTCGGTATCTCCCGCGAAGCCTGGCATGGCAAAGTCCCTGCGAACTGGGATATGTATATTAAATACCGTCCGTCCATCGCCAACATTCCGGATATCGGCGAAATCGACCTGCACAACGTGTCGCTGGAAAAAGTGATTAGCCTGAAACCGGATGTGGTCATTTTAGCCAGCTGGCAGTACGCCGCCCTGAAGTATGAAGTCACGCAGCTTCAGAGCCTGAATATCCCGGTTGTCGTGCTCGATTACAATGATCAGACAGTGGAAAATCATGTGAAATCCACGGAAATTATCGGGATATTAACCGGCCAGGCTGGTCGCGCGAATGAGCTTGCCCGGCTTTATAAAAATAACATCACGCTGATTGAAGACAGGATCAGACAGGCGAATCTGCCGAAGCCAAAAGTCTATATTGAGTTTGGCAATAAAGGTCCGGCGGAGTATTCATTTACCTATGGTGAAAATATGTGGGGGGTGATGCTGCGTCTTGCAGGTGGTGAAAATATTGCGGCACCTTTCGTTAAACAGTGGGGCGAAATTAACCCTGAGCAGTTGCTGGTTGCCAAACCGGATGTCATTTTTATTTCCGGCAGGGAGAACAATAAAGTCGATAAGGCGTTAGAAATGGGCATCGGGGTCAATGAAGCTACAGCAAGAGCAAAACTCAACGGATTTGCTCACCGTGACGGCTGGAGTTCATTACCGGCAATTAAAAACGACAAACTCTTCGGGGTTTATCAGGGCGCATCACGGACGCTGGTGGATTTCACCATGGTGCAGTTTATCGCCAAGTCCCTTTATCCTGATTTATTCAGGGATATTGATCCGGTGAAAAACTATCACGATTATTATAAAAAATACCTGCCTGTCATGCCGGTGGGAACCTTTGCGTTATCGGCCAGTGAGAAACCACACTGA
- a CDS encoding mechanosensitive ion channel family protein, translating into MNFLSRFDFIALVMAPVFWIGVATMCVVTLVTYWLLSWLVSFLRKGVKRWGEVNEASHRIRFILGEILNRTSNLLIFIAAFLFSLRFVNLPDNLYNTISHAWFLVLAFQMALWLDQAVVSWLRHIMRQPGMNKNPVTLVITGLIFRAVVWSVMLLSILANVGVNITALVASLGVGGIAIALAIQTILSDVFASLSIGFDKPFEIGDFVVFNDVAGTVEHIGLKTTRIRSLSGEQIVCGNAILLQQTLHNYKRMQTRRIVFNFGVAISTPPEKLRNIGDMVKEIIIDVGETKFDRAHLLGFGTDRLNIEVVHIVNTADYNKYMDIQQEINIRIIEKLIEQGIEMALPNMIVKTQAERDR; encoded by the coding sequence ATGAATTTTCTATCACGCTTTGATTTTATCGCGCTGGTGATGGCGCCGGTGTTCTGGATAGGTGTCGCGACGATGTGTGTCGTCACGCTTGTCACATACTGGCTGCTGAGCTGGCTGGTCTCGTTTTTGCGCAAGGGCGTAAAACGCTGGGGGGAGGTTAATGAGGCCAGCCACCGGATTCGTTTTATTCTGGGCGAGATCCTCAACCGGACGAGTAATTTACTCATTTTCATTGCGGCTTTTTTGTTCAGCCTGAGGTTCGTTAATCTGCCCGATAATCTCTACAACACCATCAGTCACGCATGGTTTCTGGTGCTGGCGTTCCAGATGGCATTGTGGCTGGATCAGGCGGTGGTCTCGTGGTTACGTCATATTATGCGTCAGCCCGGTATGAACAAAAATCCGGTAACGCTGGTGATCACCGGGCTGATTTTCCGGGCGGTAGTGTGGTCGGTGATGCTGCTGTCGATACTGGCGAATGTGGGCGTGAACATTACCGCGCTGGTCGCCAGTCTGGGCGTGGGCGGTATCGCTATCGCGCTGGCGATCCAGACCATTCTCAGCGATGTGTTCGCGTCATTATCTATCGGCTTTGATAAGCCTTTCGAAATTGGCGATTTCGTCGTTTTCAATGATGTTGCCGGTACTGTCGAACATATTGGCCTGAAGACGACCCGGATACGCAGCCTGAGCGGGGAACAAATTGTTTGCGGTAATGCCATCCTGCTCCAGCAAACGCTGCATAACTACAAACGCATGCAAACCCGCCGCATTGTTTTCAATTTTGGTGTCGCGATTAGTACGCCGCCGGAAAAGCTGCGCAATATCGGTGACATGGTAAAGGAAATTATTATTGATGTCGGCGAAACGAAATTCGACCGCGCACATTTGCTGGGTTTTGGTACCGATCGCCTGAATATCGAAGTGGTCCACATCGTCAATACTGCCGATTACAATAAATACATGGATATTCAGCAGGAAATTAATATTCGTATTATTGAAAAGCTGATCGAGCAGGGGATCGAAATGGCATTGCCGAATATGATTGTTAAAACCCAGGCAGAACGCGACCGTTAA
- a CDS encoding LysR family transcriptional regulator, translating to MNKRLSVDSLRVFRTVVQTGSMSKTASLLSLSQSAVSWKLRRLEDQLQCQLLTRHAGKACPTEKGSVLLQHAVKILSEHDNAVAYFSPSALRGKLRVGVTEHISLTEVCSVIALFTHHHPEVDVQLVVEQSHLLRQHFSEGGLDIILHQDFTGMASGEDKVLWTEKLYWCAPPSWRYASGNRLKLITWGTDCFYRRMAEEKLNQADITFMVMLECPSVAGMLAAINAGLGVGIMNEFSIAKPVSDLCELEQRMPLPSVDCLLRVNEHRYNPASEAFCLILSRLMQRSAKAGDINSSQS from the coding sequence ATGAATAAACGCCTCTCCGTTGATTCGCTCAGGGTGTTCAGAACCGTCGTTCAAACCGGCAGTATGAGCAAAACGGCTTCACTCCTCAGCCTGAGTCAGTCTGCTGTGAGCTGGAAACTCAGGCGACTTGAAGATCAGCTTCAGTGTCAGCTCCTGACACGTCACGCAGGGAAAGCCTGCCCGACTGAAAAGGGCAGCGTGTTACTCCAGCATGCGGTGAAAATACTCAGCGAACACGATAACGCTGTGGCCTATTTTTCACCTTCGGCATTGCGCGGAAAGCTCCGTGTTGGGGTAACTGAACACATTTCTCTGACAGAAGTGTGTTCAGTTATTGCTCTGTTCACTCACCATCATCCTGAGGTGGATGTCCAGCTGGTTGTTGAGCAAAGCCATCTCCTGCGTCAGCATTTTTCTGAGGGGGGACTGGACATCATTTTACACCAGGATTTCACGGGCATGGCCAGCGGCGAAGACAAGGTACTCTGGACAGAAAAATTATACTGGTGTGCACCTCCTTCGTGGCGGTATGCATCCGGTAATCGCCTTAAACTGATCACCTGGGGGACAGATTGTTTTTATCGCCGTATGGCTGAGGAGAAACTGAATCAGGCTGATATTACCTTTATGGTGATGCTGGAGTGCCCTTCAGTGGCAGGTATGCTTGCGGCGATAAATGCAGGCCTTGGGGTGGGAATAATGAATGAATTCAGCATCGCAAAACCGGTTAGCGATCTTTGCGAACTTGAACAGAGGATGCCGTTGCCGTCCGTGGATTGTCTGCTACGTGTGAACGAGCACCGCTATAACCCTGCAAGTGAGGCTTTCTGTCTGATACTGAGCCGGCTGATGCAGAGATCTGCTAAGGCGGGGGATATCAATAGCAGTCAGTCATGA
- a CDS encoding alpha/beta fold hydrolase, whose amino-acid sequence MPGCNPLLTQHVVIKGCRIATGVHGSGTPLILVHGTPAHSVIWQTLVPIFVDAGFRVHLYDLPGFGASERPVKTDTSVASQVTFLLRLLEYWQLDKAHFLGHDIGGAISLRLAFDYPDRLQTLTLADIPSYDSWPSPTWKDMRDNYAEYALIPASQHCIAMSRQLKMAVFKKEVMTGERLESYLAPLCGVVEQASFYQHQVAHYNSCYTADFAEKLPLLNLPVQILWGKEDEWQPVEYSQRLQRDISSSTLHIYEQAGHFLMEDAPLPVARQVVEFINKNEVR is encoded by the coding sequence ATGCCAGGTTGTAATCCATTACTGACTCAACACGTTGTGATAAAGGGTTGTCGCATTGCGACGGGGGTCCACGGCTCAGGCACGCCACTGATTCTGGTTCATGGCACGCCTGCGCATTCTGTCATCTGGCAGACACTCGTCCCGATATTTGTCGACGCAGGCTTTCGTGTTCATCTGTATGACCTTCCAGGGTTCGGCGCATCCGAACGCCCGGTGAAAACGGATACATCGGTAGCCTCACAGGTGACTTTTCTGCTACGACTGCTTGAATACTGGCAACTGGATAAAGCACACTTTTTGGGTCACGACATCGGTGGGGCAATTTCACTTCGGCTGGCATTCGATTACCCGGACCGCCTCCAGACACTCACCCTCGCCGATATTCCAAGCTACGACTCCTGGCCATCGCCTACATGGAAAGACATGCGGGATAATTATGCGGAATATGCATTGATACCGGCCAGCCAACATTGTATTGCGATGTCACGCCAGCTAAAGATGGCCGTTTTTAAAAAGGAAGTGATGACAGGGGAACGGCTGGAGAGTTATCTCGCGCCACTTTGTGGCGTGGTGGAGCAGGCCTCATTTTATCAACATCAGGTCGCTCACTATAATTCCTGTTACACGGCAGACTTTGCGGAGAAGCTCCCTCTTCTGAATCTGCCCGTACAGATCTTATGGGGGAAAGAAGATGAATGGCAGCCCGTTGAATATAGCCAGCGTCTGCAACGCGATATTTCGTCTTCCACGCTGCATATCTATGAGCAGGCCGGACACTTTTTGATGGAAGATGCTCCACTGCCTGTAGCCAGACAGGTAGTCGAATTTATTAACAAAAATGAGGTGAGGTAA
- the treY gene encoding malto-oligosyltrehalose synthase, translating into MKIPTATYRIQFRNGLNFDTATGLIPYLKQLGISHLYASPVFTATSGSTHGYDVTNANEIDPTIGGREGFDRMVQALKAAGIGLILDIVPNHMAASLENIWWRDVIEHGKKSRYARHFDIDWSRRLTLPFLGDAFEDALEKGDIVLKPDPKTGQPAFAYFDTYYPVAPGTLTASKTDDLSKTELTELHERQPYRLMCWRDAPRELSYRRFFEITGLAGVRVEDEGVFDDTHRLILELVRSGVADGLRVDHVDGLADPKAYLERLREKAGPDCYITVEKILGKGERLPPDWPVSGTTGYEFIASLSDVLVNDENIAVFSELYDSVVGKPVDMRNELRAAKLMMVEKNFEGEYTTLWKLANSIAGTGGTMYDENDIRTALRELLIAFPVYRTYGTEQGMPAEDTALLHKILRKVSAPALAVQPEILAFLARILCGETSAAAASQAGLFRTRFQQLTGPLMAKSVEDTLFFRQNMELALNEVGAEPLIRTFSLSRFHTEMIKRREEQPAALSATSTHDTKRGEDARARLFTLTEAPQDWAACVKRWHRMNESKVIMLPDGPAPRPALTWMLYQALAGAWPVTLTPEDEQGLQELDERFQSFVEKALREAKLRTNWDNNNEDYEKAVLDYAHHLLSAENRLFLQDFHASIQPFIHAGLVNSLTQTVIKLMAPGVPDIYQGSEALNFSLVDPDNRRLPDFTGLARLLRQDDKTGRGQAERKLNGQLKQYLVATLAGLRQQKPALFQQGDYVPLSATGKHDENIIAFARVHNDDAVIVAAPRLVLGLPARGFPQAEIVLPPHLAYRHYRDLFSDKEITLSDQLDMAVWPGFSPVILIASSPS; encoded by the coding sequence GTGAAAATCCCCACCGCGACTTACCGCATTCAGTTCCGTAATGGACTGAACTTTGACACCGCGACAGGGCTTATCCCCTATTTAAAACAACTTGGGATCAGCCATCTTTATGCTTCCCCGGTGTTTACAGCGACGTCTGGTTCCACGCACGGCTACGATGTTACCAACGCCAACGAAATTGACCCGACGATTGGCGGGCGTGAAGGTTTCGACCGTATGGTACAGGCGCTGAAAGCGGCGGGGATCGGGCTGATCCTCGACATTGTGCCCAATCATATGGCGGCCTCACTTGAGAATATCTGGTGGCGTGACGTCATTGAACATGGCAAAAAGAGCCGTTATGCACGCCATTTTGATATCGACTGGTCGCGTCGCCTGACGCTGCCTTTCCTCGGGGACGCTTTTGAGGATGCGCTGGAAAAAGGCGACATTGTGCTGAAGCCTGATCCCAAAACCGGTCAGCCCGCTTTCGCCTATTTCGATACCTATTATCCCGTTGCGCCCGGCACTCTCACGGCGTCTAAAACAGATGACCTGAGCAAAACAGAACTGACTGAATTACATGAGCGCCAGCCCTACCGCCTGATGTGCTGGCGTGACGCGCCCCGTGAACTCTCGTACCGGCGCTTTTTTGAAATCACCGGCCTCGCGGGTGTGCGCGTGGAAGACGAGGGGGTTTTCGATGATACGCACCGGCTGATCCTCGAGCTGGTCCGCTCCGGCGTGGCCGATGGCCTGCGGGTCGATCATGTGGATGGTCTTGCCGATCCCAAAGCCTATCTTGAACGCCTGCGGGAGAAGGCCGGGCCGGACTGCTATATCACGGTGGAGAAAATTCTGGGCAAAGGCGAGCGCCTGCCGCCGGACTGGCCGGTCTCCGGCACCACCGGCTATGAGTTCATTGCCTCGCTTTCGGATGTGCTGGTCAACGATGAAAATATCGCGGTGTTTAGTGAGCTTTACGACAGCGTGGTCGGCAAGCCGGTGGACATGCGCAACGAGCTGCGTGCGGCCAAGCTTATGATGGTGGAAAAGAATTTCGAAGGCGAGTACACCACGCTGTGGAAACTGGCGAACAGCATCGCCGGGACCGGGGGCACGATGTATGACGAAAATGATATCCGTACCGCGCTGCGCGAATTACTGATCGCCTTTCCGGTGTACCGCACTTACGGCACCGAACAGGGTATGCCCGCAGAAGACACCGCGCTTTTGCACAAGATCCTGCGCAAGGTCAGCGCCCCGGCCCTTGCCGTTCAGCCTGAAATCCTTGCGTTTCTGGCGCGCATTCTTTGTGGAGAAACCTCTGCTGCGGCGGCATCGCAGGCCGGTTTATTCCGTACCCGCTTTCAGCAACTGACCGGACCGCTGATGGCAAAATCGGTGGAAGACACACTTTTCTTCCGCCAGAACATGGAACTGGCGCTGAACGAAGTCGGCGCTGAACCGTTAATTCGCACCTTCTCCCTCAGCCGCTTCCATACGGAGATGATAAAACGCCGCGAAGAGCAACCGGCGGCGCTTTCCGCGACATCCACGCATGACACCAAACGGGGGGAAGATGCCCGCGCCAGACTGTTTACGCTGACCGAAGCGCCACAAGACTGGGCCGCCTGTGTAAAACGCTGGCACCGGATGAACGAGTCAAAGGTGATTATGCTTCCCGATGGCCCGGCACCGCGCCCTGCGCTGACATGGATGCTGTATCAGGCGCTGGCGGGCGCGTGGCCGGTCACGCTGACGCCTGAAGATGAACAGGGTTTACAGGAGCTCGACGAAAGATTTCAGAGTTTCGTCGAAAAAGCGCTGCGGGAAGCCAAGCTGCGCACCAACTGGGATAACAACAACGAAGACTATGAAAAGGCCGTGCTGGATTACGCGCATCATCTGCTTTCAGCGGAAAACCGGCTATTCCTGCAAGATTTCCACGCGTCGATCCAGCCATTTATCCATGCCGGACTGGTGAACAGCCTGACCCAGACGGTAATCAAACTGATGGCGCCGGGCGTACCGGATATCTATCAGGGCAGCGAGGCGCTGAATTTCAGCCTTGTTGATCCGGATAACCGTCGTCTGCCGGATTTCACCGGACTGGCGCGGTTGTTACGACAGGATGATAAAACGGGCCGGGGCCAGGCAGAAAGAAAGCTGAACGGCCAGCTGAAACAATACCTCGTGGCGACGCTCGCCGGGCTTCGCCAGCAAAAACCTGCGCTGTTTCAGCAGGGGGACTATGTTCCGCTCAGTGCAACCGGCAAGCACGACGAAAACATCATCGCGTTTGCGCGGGTGCACAATGACGATGCGGTGATTGTTGCGGCACCGCGTCTGGTGCTGGGTTTGCCAGCCCGGGGGTTCCCGCAGGCGGAAATTGTACTGCCGCCCCACCTTGCTTACCGGCACTACCGGGATCTGTTCAGCGATAAAGAAATTACGCTGAGCGACCAGCTAGACATGGCTGTCTGGCCTGGCTTCTCCCCGGTCATACTGATAGCGTCCTCGCCATCTTAA
- a CDS encoding sensor histidine kinase: MYEFNLILLLLQQMCVFLVIAWLMSKTRLFIPLVQVSVRLPHKLLCYITFSIFCIMGTYFGLHIEDSIANTRAIGAVMGGLLGGPVVGGLVGLTGGIHRYSMGGMTALSCMISTIAEGLLGGLVHSVLIKRGRIDKLFNPLVAAGVTFVAEILQMLIILLIARPFHDALNLVGSIAAPMMVTNTLGAAMFMRILLDKRAMFEKYTSAFSATALKVAASTEGILRRGFNEENSMKVAQVLLKELDIGAVAITDREKLLAFTGIGDDHHLVGKPIASQYTWRAIENDEVVYADGNEMPYRCSLHPSCKLGSTLVIPLRGENQRVIGTIKLYEVRNRLFSSINRTLGEGIAQLLSAQILAGKFEQQKALLAQSEIKLLHAQVNPHFLFNALNTLMAVIRHDSDKAGQLVQYLSTFFRKNLKRSSEVVTLADELEHVNAYLQIELARFPTQLKVDLQVPEAFSDQSLPAFTLQPLVENAIKHGTSQLLSNGNIVIRAYSEGEMVIIEVEDNAGLYQPEESSDGLGMSLVDKRLRARFGDDYGITVSCKPDDFTRVTLRLPAEGAPC; encoded by the coding sequence ATGTACGAATTCAATTTGATATTGCTGCTGTTACAACAAATGTGCGTGTTTTTGGTGATTGCCTGGCTGATGAGTAAAACGCGGTTATTTATTCCGCTGGTTCAGGTGTCGGTTCGGCTGCCGCATAAGCTATTGTGTTACATCACGTTTTCCATTTTTTGCATTATGGGAACCTACTTTGGCCTGCATATCGAGGACTCTATTGCCAATACCCGCGCGATTGGCGCCGTGATGGGCGGGTTGCTCGGCGGCCCGGTGGTCGGGGGGTTAGTGGGGCTGACCGGCGGGATCCACCGTTATTCAATGGGCGGTATGACGGCGCTGAGCTGCATGATTTCAACCATCGCCGAGGGATTATTAGGGGGTCTGGTACACAGCGTTTTGATCAAACGTGGACGTATCGATAAGTTATTTAATCCTCTGGTAGCGGCTGGTGTCACCTTTGTTGCAGAAATACTGCAAATGCTAATCATCCTGCTTATTGCCCGCCCGTTTCACGATGCGCTTAATCTGGTCGGCAGCATTGCCGCACCGATGATGGTGACGAATACCCTCGGGGCCGCGATGTTTATGCGTATCCTGCTGGATAAGCGGGCAATGTTCGAAAAATATACCTCGGCGTTTTCGGCCACCGCGCTGAAAGTGGCCGCCTCGACGGAAGGCATTTTGCGACGCGGGTTCAACGAAGAGAACAGCATGAAAGTGGCACAGGTGCTGCTGAAAGAGCTGGATATCGGGGCTGTGGCGATTACTGATCGTGAGAAATTGCTGGCCTTTACCGGTATCGGCGACGATCACCATCTGGTGGGCAAACCCATCGCATCACAATATACCTGGCGTGCTATCGAGAACGATGAAGTGGTGTATGCCGACGGCAACGAGATGCCTTACCGCTGTTCACTGCATCCCAGCTGCAAGCTGGGTTCAACCCTGGTGATCCCGCTGCGGGGTGAAAATCAGCGGGTGATTGGCACGATCAAATTGTATGAGGTTCGCAACCGTCTGTTCAGCTCCATCAACCGCACACTGGGCGAGGGAATTGCCCAACTGTTGTCGGCGCAGATCCTCGCCGGTAAATTTGAGCAACAAAAAGCGTTGCTGGCACAGTCTGAAATCAAGCTGTTGCATGCTCAGGTTAATCCGCATTTCTTATTCAACGCCCTCAATACGTTAATGGCGGTGATCCGCCACGACAGTGATAAAGCCGGTCAACTGGTGCAGTACCTGTCGACCTTCTTTCGCAAGAATCTCAAACGCTCTTCTGAAGTCGTTACGCTGGCGGATGAACTGGAGCATGTGAATGCCTATCTGCAAATCGAGCTGGCAAGATTTCCGACGCAACTGAAGGTGGATTTACAGGTACCGGAGGCCTTTTCTGATCAGAGCCTGCCTGCTTTCACCCTGCAACCGTTAGTGGAAAATGCCATCAAACATGGCACTTCTCAGTTGCTGAGCAATGGCAATATTGTGATCCGCGCTTACAGTGAGGGCGAAATGGTGATCATCGAAGTGGAAGATAACGCCGGGTTATATCAGCCGGAAGAAAGCAGCGACGGGTTAGGTATGAGCCTGGTCGATAAACGTCTGCGGGCGCGCTTTGGCGATGATTATGGCATTACGGTCAGTTGTAAACCGGATGATTTCACCCGCGTCACGTTACGGCTGCCTGCGGAGGGTGCGCCATGTTAA